The sequence CGGACACCCAGGCCGCGCAGGCGCCGGTGCTCGGCGGCTAGGTCGTCCACCGAGAAGACGATGCAGGGGATGCCCGCCTCGTACAGCGCGCGGCGGTAGGACTCCGCGATGGGGCCCTCGCCGGGTTCCAGCAGGAGCTGGAGGTCAGGCTGGGCGCCCCCGGGCGCGCCGACGGTGACGAAGAGGACGCCGTCCCCGAGATCCATGCGGGTGCGCGTCTCGAAGCCGAGGACCTCCGTGTAGAAGGCGTGCGCCCGCACCACGTCGTCCACGTACACCCCGGTCATCGCGACCTTGATCACGGGCGGGCCTCCCCGGTCAGAAGCCCAGCTGCTTGGAGGAGTGCAGCCTGTCGATCGCGTCCGCCTCGCCCTCCAGCTCCACCCGCGCCGCCCGGTCCCGGCCGAACGCGAACAGCAGCAGCTCGGACGGCTCCCCGGTCGCCGTGACCACCGGTGCGCCCTTGTGCGCCACCACGGTCTGCCCGTCGGGCCGGCGCAGCACCAGACCCGTCGGCACCCCGCGCCCCAGCAGCCGCGCCGTACGCTCCAGGCGCGACCACAGCGCGTCCT is a genomic window of Streptomyces sp. WP-1 containing:
- a CDS encoding VOC family protein, producing MIKVAMTGVYVDDVVRAHAFYTEVLGFETRTRMDLGDGVLFVTVGAPGGAQPDLQLLLEPGEGPIAESYRRALYEAGIPCIVFSVDDLAAEHRRLRGLGVRFPHGPREQGPVLAAVFDDTCGNLVQLVQPKG